The DNA sequence GATGATTGAGACTGACAAGATCCCCCCTGCCAGCCCTCCAATAAAATATGCCAGCACCTCAGGAATACCATGAATAGCATATCTCAGAAAGCCGAGGGAAGCAGCAGTAAAATAGACAGACACCTTCTCCAATCCCAATAATCCGGCATACTGGGCGATGTGGTTTTTCATAAAATTCCCAACCGCAACTCCAATAACGCTTGCATTCCAGCTCAGGATGAACAACGCCCCAAACCCATAAAACAGCGAGAACAAGACACATAAGACCAATACTCTCAGGTTGTTGAAGAAGATGACTGGCAGCAGCTTTTCAGCCGCAACAGCACCCGTCGTCACAGCAGTGTTGATATCAGCTATTGTCTTCTGCTGGATGGAAAAGATGCTGCCGCTTTCAGGCAATACCACATACCAGAATGCAGTTGCCAAGGTCACTCCTATGAAAAAATAGATAAAGAGGCTGACCACCCTCCCGTGCTCCTTCAAAAGCGGCTCTTCTCCCATCCCCGTCATGTCTTTCTTTTCCTCTAGTTTGATGGTATAGTAGAAGAAGGGGGCATACGCCATCACCACAAAGAACACCATGACCAATCCAGCATTGCTCTCGAAGATCCACACAGCAAGCAGCAAAGCCAGGGAAGCATAAAATGCCCCCAAAGCAATCATCTCTGTAGGATGCTTCACTGGCCTCTTCGGATTAATCAATGCCTCAAAAACCATGTTTTTGTTACCGCCATCAGGATATATATAAGTTTCTAAAAACTACGGCTCTGCTGAAATCCGGTGCAGTGCCCATTTGCGAGGTCAGTATTCCAAAGAATGAGCATCGACAAGGGGGTTGCCACCTTCGGGGATATGTCGATATATTCATAAACGAGCTGAGACCGAGCCCGGCACTGCCGAGCGAAGCGAAGGATTTCAGCAGAGCTATAAACTCTACAGCTATCCCAAAGCTGCCTGTACCAAAGCCAATATATACCCAAACCAGTTTGCATTCCCTAATGCACGACATCGTCTTCCCAAAAAACAACGAAGAAGAGTTCCTCTCCATAGCCAAAAAGCTCGGCCTCAGCCTCCTCTTCGCCTACCCAACAGAAAAGCCAGGCTCTTTACTCTGCCTTGATGAAGCCTCACCTTCCTTTTCCAAGCTCGCATCAGGAAAAAACAGGATTATCCATGTCCGCTCAGACCCCCGTTTGATCATTGAGCGCTGGAAGCCGGCTTTTATCACAGGCCTTGAAACCCTTTCGCGAAAAGACAGGCTCAACCAGGCTAGCTCAGGATTGAATCATATCATCTGCGGCATAGCAGTCAA is a window from the Candidatus Nanoarchaeia archaeon genome containing:
- a CDS encoding stage II sporulation protein M codes for the protein MVFEALINPKRPVKHPTEMIALGAFYASLALLLAVWIFESNAGLVMVFFVVMAYAPFFYYTIKLEEKKDMTGMGEEPLLKEHGRVVSLFIYFFIGVTLATAFWYVVLPESGSIFSIQQKTIADINTAVTTGAVAAEKLLPVIFFNNLRVLVLCVLFSLFYGFGALFILSWNASVIGVAVGNFMKNHIAQYAGLLGLEKVSVYFTAASLGFLRYAIHGIPEVLAYFIGGLAGGILSVSIIRRDFRKENFQKVVIDVVDLLLIAVFILLVAALLEVYLTPLLF